From Lysobacter auxotrophicus, the proteins below share one genomic window:
- a CDS encoding NfuA family Fe-S biogenesis protein, whose protein sequence is MINISESAQRHFRKLIERESLPGLGVRLAAVHAGTPRADVRLEFAEPGDLQGDEWAVDCEGFTVWLDAASVKYLDGAQIDYETQTTGGQLQIRAPKIKGEAPADSASLVERVHWIVEQEINPQLASHRGHVSVQEVTAEGVVVLRFGGGCHGCGMADVTLKQGIEKTLLSKVPGVTAVRDATDHDTGDAPYIRRDSAA, encoded by the coding sequence ATGATCAATATTTCCGAATCCGCCCAGCGTCACTTCCGCAAGCTGATCGAGCGCGAGTCCCTGCCGGGACTTGGCGTCCGCCTTGCCGCGGTGCATGCCGGCACGCCGCGCGCCGACGTGCGGCTGGAGTTCGCCGAACCCGGCGACCTGCAGGGCGACGAATGGGCCGTGGATTGCGAAGGCTTCACCGTGTGGCTCGACGCGGCCAGCGTCAAATACCTCGACGGCGCGCAGATCGACTACGAAACCCAGACCACCGGCGGCCAGCTGCAGATCCGCGCGCCGAAGATCAAGGGCGAGGCGCCGGCCGATTCGGCCTCGCTGGTCGAACGGGTGCACTGGATCGTCGAGCAGGAGATCAACCCGCAGCTCGCCTCGCACCGCGGCCATGTGTCGGTGCAGGAAGTGACCGCCGAAGGCGTGGTCGTGTTGCGCTTCGGTGGCGGTTGCCACGGTTGCGGCATGGCCGACGTGACGCTGAAGCAGGGCATCGAGAAGACCCTGCTGAGCAAGGTGCCCGGCGTGACGGCGGTACGCGATGCCACCGACCACGACACCGGCGACGCACCTTACATCCGCCGCGACTCCGCGGCCTGA